A single window of Hemibagrus wyckioides isolate EC202008001 linkage group LG28, SWU_Hwy_1.0, whole genome shotgun sequence DNA harbors:
- the dpf2 gene encoding zinc finger protein ubi-d4 isoform X2, with protein sequence MAAVVENVVKLLGEQYYRDALEQCHNYNARLCAERSVRMPFLDSQTGVAQSNCYIWMEKRHRGPGVAPGQLYTYPARRWRKKRRAHPPEDPRLAFPSLKTELDLGLKKEMLGSSDGSSSLEALLRGEPLEKRTALELRPNDEEPAHNEYSSGGLNPATRVRKRIVEPDDFMDDLDDEDYEEDTPKRRGKGKGKGRGVSSARKKLDAAAALEDRDKPYACDNTFKQKHISKTSERVCGKRYKNRPGLSYHYTHSHLAEEEGEEKEEAELHEQTPPPPEEPKTPKKGPDGLALPNNYCDFCLGDSNMNQKTGQSEELVSCSDCGRSGHPSCLQFTPVMMAAVKTYRWQCIECKCCNMCGTSENDDQLLFCDDCDRGYHMYCLTPPMSEPPEGSWSCHLCLDLLKEKASIYQNQNAPPS encoded by the exons ATGGCGGCGGTGGTGGAGAATGTTGTCAAACT actGGGAGAGCAGTACTACAGAGATGCCCTGGAGCAGTGCCATAACTATAACGCCCGTCTGTGCGcagagaggagtgtgaggatgCCCTTCCTCGACTCGCAGACCGGCGTCGCCCAGAGCAACTGCTACATCTGGATGGAGAAGAGACACAGAGGACCgg gTGTGGCTCCGGGGCAGTTATACACGTACCCCGCCCGCCGCTggaggaaaaagaggagagCTCATCCTCCAGAAGACCCTAGACTGGCTTTTCCTTCTCTAAAGACAG agttgGACCTGGGTTTGAAGAAGGAAATGCTCGGCTCCAGTGACGGCAGCAGCAGTCTGGAGGCTCTGCTCCGAGGAGAGCCGCTGGAGAAGAGAACGGCTCTGGAGCTCAGACCAAACGACGAGGAGCCTGCGCACAACGAGTACTCCAGTGGAGGACTCAACCCTGCCACCCGAGTGAGgaag agaattGTGGAACCTGACGACTTCATGGACGACCTGGACGATGAAGACTACGAGGAAGATACACCCAAGAGACGCGGTAAAGGCAAAGGAAAG gggcGGGGCGTCAGCAGCGCTCGCAAGAAGCTGGACGCAGCAGCCGCTCTTGAGGATCGGGACAAACCGTACGCCTGCGACa acaCTTTCAAACAAAAGCATATTTCAAAAACGTCTGAACGAG tttgcgGGAAGCGCTACAAGAACAGGCCCGGACTGAGCTACCATTACACCCATTCTCACTTAGCCGAGGAGGAAGGGGAGGAAAAAGAGGAGGCGGAGCTTCACGAGCAGACGCCGCCCCCACCCGAGGAGCCTAAGA CTCCTAAGAAGGGTCCTGATGGTCTGGCCCTTCCCAACAACTACTGCGATTTCTGTCTGGGGGATTCCAACATGAACCAGAAAACCGGCCAATCAGAAGAGCTGGTGTCCTGCTCCGACTGCGGACGCTCCG GCCACCCCTCGTGTCTGCAGTTCACCCCGGTGATGATGGCGGCAGTGAAGACGTACCGCTGGCAGTGCATCGAGTGCAAGTGCTGCAACATGTGCGGCACATCGGAGAACGAC GACCAGCTGCTCTTCTGCGACGACTGTGACCGAGGTTATCACATGTACTGCCTCACCCCGCCCATGTCGGAGCCTCCTGAAG GAAGCTGGAGCTGCCATTTGTGTTTGGACCTACTGAAAGAGAAGGCTTCCATATACCAGAACCAGAACGCTCCGCCGTCGTGA
- the dpf2 gene encoding zinc finger protein ubi-d4 isoform X1 has protein sequence MAAVVENVVKLLGEQYYRDALEQCHNYNARLCAERSVRMPFLDSQTGVAQSNCYIWMEKRHRGPGVAPGQLYTYPARRWRKKRRAHPPEDPRLAFPSLKTELDLGLKKEMLGSSDGSSSLEALLRGEPLEKRTALELRPNDEEPAHNEYSSGGLNPATRVRKRIVEPDDFMDDLDDEDYEEDTPKRRGKGKGKGRGVSSARKKLDAAAALEDRDKPYACDNTFKQKHISKTSERVCGKRYKNRPGLSYHYTHSHLAEEEGEEKEEAELHEQTPPPPEEPKTAPKKGPDGLALPNNYCDFCLGDSNMNQKTGQSEELVSCSDCGRSGHPSCLQFTPVMMAAVKTYRWQCIECKCCNMCGTSENDDQLLFCDDCDRGYHMYCLTPPMSEPPEGSWSCHLCLDLLKEKASIYQNQNAPPS, from the exons ATGGCGGCGGTGGTGGAGAATGTTGTCAAACT actGGGAGAGCAGTACTACAGAGATGCCCTGGAGCAGTGCCATAACTATAACGCCCGTCTGTGCGcagagaggagtgtgaggatgCCCTTCCTCGACTCGCAGACCGGCGTCGCCCAGAGCAACTGCTACATCTGGATGGAGAAGAGACACAGAGGACCgg gTGTGGCTCCGGGGCAGTTATACACGTACCCCGCCCGCCGCTggaggaaaaagaggagagCTCATCCTCCAGAAGACCCTAGACTGGCTTTTCCTTCTCTAAAGACAG agttgGACCTGGGTTTGAAGAAGGAAATGCTCGGCTCCAGTGACGGCAGCAGCAGTCTGGAGGCTCTGCTCCGAGGAGAGCCGCTGGAGAAGAGAACGGCTCTGGAGCTCAGACCAAACGACGAGGAGCCTGCGCACAACGAGTACTCCAGTGGAGGACTCAACCCTGCCACCCGAGTGAGgaag agaattGTGGAACCTGACGACTTCATGGACGACCTGGACGATGAAGACTACGAGGAAGATACACCCAAGAGACGCGGTAAAGGCAAAGGAAAG gggcGGGGCGTCAGCAGCGCTCGCAAGAAGCTGGACGCAGCAGCCGCTCTTGAGGATCGGGACAAACCGTACGCCTGCGACa acaCTTTCAAACAAAAGCATATTTCAAAAACGTCTGAACGAG tttgcgGGAAGCGCTACAAGAACAGGCCCGGACTGAGCTACCATTACACCCATTCTCACTTAGCCGAGGAGGAAGGGGAGGAAAAAGAGGAGGCGGAGCTTCACGAGCAGACGCCGCCCCCACCCGAGGAGCCTAAGA CAGCTCCTAAGAAGGGTCCTGATGGTCTGGCCCTTCCCAACAACTACTGCGATTTCTGTCTGGGGGATTCCAACATGAACCAGAAAACCGGCCAATCAGAAGAGCTGGTGTCCTGCTCCGACTGCGGACGCTCCG GCCACCCCTCGTGTCTGCAGTTCACCCCGGTGATGATGGCGGCAGTGAAGACGTACCGCTGGCAGTGCATCGAGTGCAAGTGCTGCAACATGTGCGGCACATCGGAGAACGAC GACCAGCTGCTCTTCTGCGACGACTGTGACCGAGGTTATCACATGTACTGCCTCACCCCGCCCATGTCGGAGCCTCCTGAAG GAAGCTGGAGCTGCCATTTGTGTTTGGACCTACTGAAAGAGAAGGCTTCCATATACCAGAACCAGAACGCTCCGCCGTCGTGA
- the dpf2 gene encoding zinc finger protein ubi-d4 isoform X3, whose product MAAVVENVVKLLGEQYYRDALEQCHNYNARLCAERSVRMPFLDSQTGVAQSNCYIWMEKRHRGPGVAPGQLYTYPARRWRKKRRAHPPEDPRLAFPSLKTELDLGLKKEMLGSSDGSSSLEALLRGEPLEKRTALELRPNDEEPAHNEYSSGGLNPATRVRKRIVEPDDFMDDLDDEDYEEDTPKRRGKGKGKGRGVSSARKKLDAAAALEDRDKPYACDICGKRYKNRPGLSYHYTHSHLAEEEGEEKEEAELHEQTPPPPEEPKTAPKKGPDGLALPNNYCDFCLGDSNMNQKTGQSEELVSCSDCGRSGHPSCLQFTPVMMAAVKTYRWQCIECKCCNMCGTSENDDQLLFCDDCDRGYHMYCLTPPMSEPPEGSWSCHLCLDLLKEKASIYQNQNAPPS is encoded by the exons ATGGCGGCGGTGGTGGAGAATGTTGTCAAACT actGGGAGAGCAGTACTACAGAGATGCCCTGGAGCAGTGCCATAACTATAACGCCCGTCTGTGCGcagagaggagtgtgaggatgCCCTTCCTCGACTCGCAGACCGGCGTCGCCCAGAGCAACTGCTACATCTGGATGGAGAAGAGACACAGAGGACCgg gTGTGGCTCCGGGGCAGTTATACACGTACCCCGCCCGCCGCTggaggaaaaagaggagagCTCATCCTCCAGAAGACCCTAGACTGGCTTTTCCTTCTCTAAAGACAG agttgGACCTGGGTTTGAAGAAGGAAATGCTCGGCTCCAGTGACGGCAGCAGCAGTCTGGAGGCTCTGCTCCGAGGAGAGCCGCTGGAGAAGAGAACGGCTCTGGAGCTCAGACCAAACGACGAGGAGCCTGCGCACAACGAGTACTCCAGTGGAGGACTCAACCCTGCCACCCGAGTGAGgaag agaattGTGGAACCTGACGACTTCATGGACGACCTGGACGATGAAGACTACGAGGAAGATACACCCAAGAGACGCGGTAAAGGCAAAGGAAAG gggcGGGGCGTCAGCAGCGCTCGCAAGAAGCTGGACGCAGCAGCCGCTCTTGAGGATCGGGACAAACCGTACGCCTGCGACa tttgcgGGAAGCGCTACAAGAACAGGCCCGGACTGAGCTACCATTACACCCATTCTCACTTAGCCGAGGAGGAAGGGGAGGAAAAAGAGGAGGCGGAGCTTCACGAGCAGACGCCGCCCCCACCCGAGGAGCCTAAGA CAGCTCCTAAGAAGGGTCCTGATGGTCTGGCCCTTCCCAACAACTACTGCGATTTCTGTCTGGGGGATTCCAACATGAACCAGAAAACCGGCCAATCAGAAGAGCTGGTGTCCTGCTCCGACTGCGGACGCTCCG GCCACCCCTCGTGTCTGCAGTTCACCCCGGTGATGATGGCGGCAGTGAAGACGTACCGCTGGCAGTGCATCGAGTGCAAGTGCTGCAACATGTGCGGCACATCGGAGAACGAC GACCAGCTGCTCTTCTGCGACGACTGTGACCGAGGTTATCACATGTACTGCCTCACCCCGCCCATGTCGGAGCCTCCTGAAG GAAGCTGGAGCTGCCATTTGTGTTTGGACCTACTGAAAGAGAAGGCTTCCATATACCAGAACCAGAACGCTCCGCCGTCGTGA
- the chrm1b gene encoding muscarinic acetylcholine receptor M1, with protein MNLSCCTLGVNMSHTCECQVSNMTVDLGPLGGHQLWEVVLIILVTGTLSFITILGNLLVLISFRLNRQLRTISNYYLLSLAVADLILGTVSMNLYTANIIMGRWMLGHLACDLWLALDYVASNASVMNLLIISFDRYFSVTRPLTYRTKRTPRKAAALITLAWVVSFVLWAPAILFWPHSEEELEDKVNCSIPFLTVPSLTFGTAIAAFYLPVSIMIILYWRIYWEIENRAKGLAKFVGSVGSSQSSSVKVAKKWSSSTRSSLSSSIETHPRKGPELARKISVGCFPARQKQLPGNLSMLPPPSDINYREACSSSSWNIEDEDEDDAATSSTSEEEQKQDHAAITMSASNPALIKLKDLHVTSEYQQEIPVSGQVVDSSLGQSSRHLSLKKNRLLDLSLQKQPKNKRRLNMIIREKKAARTLSAILLAFILTWTPYNIMVLASISYRVPEKLWHLGYWLCYVNSTVNPMCYALCNESFRTTFKTLLLCHRGDARKWQTSHQSCSVSVRPNKSCSTV; from the coding sequence ATGAATCTTTCATGTTGCACCTTGGGTGTAAATATGAGCCACACCTGTGAATGCCAGGTATCCAACATGACAGTAGATCTCGGTCCACTTGGGGGTCATCAGCTTTGGGAAGTGGTACTGATCATTCTTGTGACTGGCACGCTCTCCTTTATCACCATCTTGGGTAACCTGTTAGTGCTCATCTCCTTCCGGCTCAACCGCCAACTAAGAACCATCAGTAACTATTATCTCTTGAGTTTGGCAGTGGCTGACTTGATCTTAGGGACAGTGTCCATGAACCTCTACACAGCCAATATCATAATGGGACGTTGGATGTTGGGACATCTAGCATGCGATCTCTGGTTGGCGTTAGACTATGTAGCTAGCAACGCTTCTGTTATGAACCTCCTAATAATCAGCTTCGACAGGTACTTTTCTGTAACACGGCCATTAACATATCGGACCAAACGGACACCCAGGAAAGCTGCGGCATTGATCACACTAGCATGGGTGGTGTCATTTGTACTGTGGGCCCCTGCCATCTTGTTTTGGCCCCATTCAGAAGAGGAACTGGAGGACAAGGTGAACTGCTCAATCCCCTTTCTAACAGTGCCTTCTTTAACTTTTGGAACAGCCATAGCTGCCTTCTATCTCCCTGTCAGCATCATGATCATTCTATACTGGCGAATTTACTGGGAGATCGAGAACAGAGCAAAAGGACTTGCCAAATTTGTCGGGTCTGTTGGTAGCAGTCAGAGTAGCTCAGTGAAGGTAGCAAAGAAGTGGTCCAGCAGTACTCGAAGCAGCCTCAGTAGCTCCATTGAGACACATCCCAGAAAGGGTCCGGAGCTTGCCAGGAAAATATCAGTTGGGTGCTTTCCAGCAAGACAAAAACAACTTCCAGGAAATCTCTCCATGCTGCCACCACCAAGTGACATCAATTACAGGGAGGCgtgtagcagcagcagctggaATATTGAAGACGAGGACGAGGACGATGCTGCAACATCTTCGACAAGCGAGGAAGAGCAAAAGCAAGACCATGCAGCAATAACGATGTCCGCATCGAATCCCGCACTGATCAAGCTGAAGGATTTGCACGTAACATCCGAGTATCAACAAGAAATTCCAGTTTCTGGACAAGTTGTAGATTCATCGTTAGGCCAATCTTCCAGACACCTTTCACTGAAGAAGAACCGACTGCTGGACCTCAGCCTCCAGAAGCAGCCCAAAAACAAAAGGCGACTAAACATGATCATTcgagaaaaaaaagcagcacGGACCTTGAGCGCCATCTTACTGGCCTTCATCCTGACCTGGACTCCATACAACATCATGGTCTTGGCTTCTATTTCATACCGCGTCCCTGAAAAGTTATGGCATCTGGGATACTGGTTGTGCTACGTCAACAGCACAGTGAACCCCATGTGCTATGCTCTATGTAACGAGTCCTTCCGAACCACCTTCAAAACACTGCTACTTTGTCACCGTGGAGATGCCAGAAAGTGGCAAACAAGTCACCAGAGCTGCAGTGTTTCCGTGAGGCCCAACAAGTCATGCAGCACGGTGTGA
- the dpf2 gene encoding zinc finger protein ubi-d4 isoform X4: MAAVVENVVKLLGEQYYRDALEQCHNYNARLCAERSVRMPFLDSQTGVAQSNCYIWMEKRHRGPGVAPGQLYTYPARRWRKKRRAHPPEDPRLAFPSLKTELDLGLKKEMLGSSDGSSSLEALLRGEPLEKRTALELRPNDEEPAHNEYSSGGLNPATRVRKRIVEPDDFMDDLDDEDYEEDTPKRRGKGKGKGRGVSSARKKLDAAAALEDRDKPYACDICGKRYKNRPGLSYHYTHSHLAEEEGEEKEEAELHEQTPPPPEEPKTPKKGPDGLALPNNYCDFCLGDSNMNQKTGQSEELVSCSDCGRSGHPSCLQFTPVMMAAVKTYRWQCIECKCCNMCGTSENDDQLLFCDDCDRGYHMYCLTPPMSEPPEGSWSCHLCLDLLKEKASIYQNQNAPPS, translated from the exons ATGGCGGCGGTGGTGGAGAATGTTGTCAAACT actGGGAGAGCAGTACTACAGAGATGCCCTGGAGCAGTGCCATAACTATAACGCCCGTCTGTGCGcagagaggagtgtgaggatgCCCTTCCTCGACTCGCAGACCGGCGTCGCCCAGAGCAACTGCTACATCTGGATGGAGAAGAGACACAGAGGACCgg gTGTGGCTCCGGGGCAGTTATACACGTACCCCGCCCGCCGCTggaggaaaaagaggagagCTCATCCTCCAGAAGACCCTAGACTGGCTTTTCCTTCTCTAAAGACAG agttgGACCTGGGTTTGAAGAAGGAAATGCTCGGCTCCAGTGACGGCAGCAGCAGTCTGGAGGCTCTGCTCCGAGGAGAGCCGCTGGAGAAGAGAACGGCTCTGGAGCTCAGACCAAACGACGAGGAGCCTGCGCACAACGAGTACTCCAGTGGAGGACTCAACCCTGCCACCCGAGTGAGgaag agaattGTGGAACCTGACGACTTCATGGACGACCTGGACGATGAAGACTACGAGGAAGATACACCCAAGAGACGCGGTAAAGGCAAAGGAAAG gggcGGGGCGTCAGCAGCGCTCGCAAGAAGCTGGACGCAGCAGCCGCTCTTGAGGATCGGGACAAACCGTACGCCTGCGACa tttgcgGGAAGCGCTACAAGAACAGGCCCGGACTGAGCTACCATTACACCCATTCTCACTTAGCCGAGGAGGAAGGGGAGGAAAAAGAGGAGGCGGAGCTTCACGAGCAGACGCCGCCCCCACCCGAGGAGCCTAAGA CTCCTAAGAAGGGTCCTGATGGTCTGGCCCTTCCCAACAACTACTGCGATTTCTGTCTGGGGGATTCCAACATGAACCAGAAAACCGGCCAATCAGAAGAGCTGGTGTCCTGCTCCGACTGCGGACGCTCCG GCCACCCCTCGTGTCTGCAGTTCACCCCGGTGATGATGGCGGCAGTGAAGACGTACCGCTGGCAGTGCATCGAGTGCAAGTGCTGCAACATGTGCGGCACATCGGAGAACGAC GACCAGCTGCTCTTCTGCGACGACTGTGACCGAGGTTATCACATGTACTGCCTCACCCCGCCCATGTCGGAGCCTCCTGAAG GAAGCTGGAGCTGCCATTTGTGTTTGGACCTACTGAAAGAGAAGGCTTCCATATACCAGAACCAGAACGCTCCGCCGTCGTGA